A single Dehalococcoidales bacterium DNA region contains:
- a CDS encoding metallophosphoesterase family protein, with protein sequence MRIGVVSDTHVAELNEMAAPILAALAGVDLIIHAGDFTGKALLDGLKSIAPVKAVCGNMDSGELRRILPQKELFLVDGKRFGLTHGSGAPWGITGRVRGMFDDVDIIIYGHSHQAYQEFIRGSLLFNPGCARDSFGILTVGDEITAEIVKI encoded by the coding sequence GTGCGGATCGGAGTGGTTTCGGATACTCATGTTGCGGAGTTGAATGAAATGGCGGCTCCGATTCTAGCCGCGCTGGCCGGAGTGGATTTGATTATCCATGCCGGTGATTTCACCGGAAAAGCCCTTCTCGATGGGCTTAAGTCAATAGCGCCGGTAAAAGCTGTCTGCGGCAACATGGACTCAGGCGAACTCAGGAGGATATTACCGCAAAAAGAGCTATTCTTGGTTGACGGCAAGAGATTCGGACTCACCCACGGTTCGGGAGCGCCCTGGGGGATAACCGGCAGAGTGAGGGGGATGTTCGATGACGTGGATATTATTATTTACGGCCATTCGCACCAGGCGTATCAGGAGTTTATCCGGGGCAGCCTGTTATTTAACCCGGGGTGTGCCAGGGACTCTTTCGGAATACTGACTGTTGGCGATGAGATCACTGCCGAGATAGTAAAAATATAG
- a CDS encoding ASKHA domain-containing protein — translation MSKGSGQVKVVFQPSERRGDIGSGKSIKQAARELGVGIEGLCGDEGTCGKCKVRIEEGISPRYGIESRMENLSPLNKTEKGLLTSRQQRDGYRLACQARIRGDVIISVTEESRLANQVVRKAAREITVELKPAVRKYCVELKPATLDDALGDWERLQAELKKRFKLVNLTIDYQALRSLQKVVRQGSWRITVSLWMGREVIGVEPGVVGNSYGLAVDIGTTTVAAYLCRVSTGDVIATESMVNPQVSYGEDVIARINYAMTCKDGLEVMNRAIIRGINELAGKAAARAGIKRSAIVDMAVVGNTCMHHIFLSIDPGYLGQSPFPPALHRSLDIKARELGLRISPGAYVHFLPVEAGFVGADNVGVLIAEEPYRQDSMVLIIDVGTNGELIMGNRDRLVSASCATGPAFEGAEIRYGMRAAPGAIEKVKIDPETREVRFKVIGKEGWSTDLDEVGASGICGSGIIDAVAQLFLAGVIDRTGRFNTDVGTLRLRKAEGGPEFVIAWAGETSIGQDIVVCQQDVRNIQLAKGAMYAGARLMMRRLGIDKLDKIILAGAFGSCIDKESAAIIGMFPDCAQEEVYAVGNAAGDGARIALLNVDQRVEADRRAREVEYLELTLAPDFDKVFTRAMWFPNVKDSFPHLKHLLPGFEQGAENGMEG, via the coding sequence ATGTCAAAGGGTTCGGGACAGGTAAAGGTCGTCTTTCAGCCTTCGGAACGGCGTGGTGATATCGGTAGCGGTAAGAGTATCAAGCAGGCGGCACGGGAACTGGGCGTCGGCATAGAAGGGCTATGTGGTGACGAAGGCACCTGTGGCAAATGCAAAGTCAGGATAGAAGAGGGTATTTCCCCCCGGTACGGCATCGAGTCCCGGATGGAGAACCTCTCTCCTCTCAACAAGACGGAAAAGGGGCTGCTAACATCCAGGCAGCAGCGTGATGGTTACCGCCTGGCCTGTCAGGCCCGTATTCGTGGCGACGTTATTATCTCCGTTACCGAAGAGAGTCGGCTGGCAAATCAGGTTGTGCGTAAGGCAGCCCGGGAAATAACGGTTGAGCTGAAGCCGGCGGTCAGGAAATACTGCGTGGAGCTTAAGCCGGCTACCCTGGATGATGCCCTGGGCGATTGGGAACGGCTGCAGGCCGAGCTTAAGAAGAGGTTTAAGCTCGTTAATCTGACTATCGACTATCAGGCTCTCCGCAGCCTGCAAAAGGTGGTACGCCAGGGTAGTTGGAGGATAACCGTATCGCTTTGGATGGGCAGGGAAGTCATCGGGGTAGAGCCCGGAGTTGTCGGGAATAGCTACGGGCTGGCGGTGGATATCGGTACCACCACCGTGGCGGCCTATCTCTGCCGGGTTTCCACCGGAGATGTCATCGCTACCGAATCTATGGTGAATCCGCAGGTATCCTATGGTGAAGACGTGATAGCCCGTATCAACTATGCGATGACCTGTAAAGATGGTCTGGAGGTGATGAACCGGGCTATTATCCGCGGGATCAATGAGCTGGCGGGGAAGGCTGCCGCCCGGGCCGGAATCAAGCGGAGCGCTATCGTTGATATGGCCGTTGTCGGTAATACCTGTATGCATCACATCTTCCTGAGTATTGATCCCGGGTATCTCGGACAGTCGCCGTTTCCTCCCGCGTTGCACCGTTCACTGGATATCAAGGCACGTGAACTGGGGCTTAGAATATCCCCGGGGGCTTACGTTCATTTCCTGCCTGTCGAGGCCGGTTTCGTAGGTGCGGATAATGTGGGGGTGCTCATTGCCGAAGAGCCCTACCGTCAGGATAGCATGGTACTGATAATTGATGTCGGTACCAACGGAGAGCTAATAATGGGCAACCGGGACCGGCTTGTCTCGGCGTCATGTGCTACCGGCCCCGCTTTCGAGGGGGCTGAGATAAGGTATGGGATGCGTGCTGCGCCGGGAGCTATCGAAAAGGTAAAAATAGACCCGGAGACCCGTGAGGTGCGTTTTAAGGTTATCGGTAAGGAGGGCTGGAGTACCGACTTGGATGAGGTAGGGGCCAGCGGCATCTGCGGCTCGGGTATCATTGACGCGGTGGCGCAGCTATTTCTCGCGGGCGTTATCGACCGTACCGGTCGGTTTAACACGGATGTGGGCACGCTTCGCCTGCGCAAGGCTGAGGGCGGGCCGGAGTTTGTCATTGCCTGGGCCGGAGAGACCTCCATCGGTCAGGATATTGTGGTCTGCCAGCAGGACGTAAGAAATATTCAGCTGGCCAAGGGGGCGATGTATGCCGGTGCCAGGCTGATGATGCGTCGGCTGGGTATTGATAAACTGGACAAGATTATTCTGGCGGGGGCCTTCGGCAGTTGTATCGATAAAGAGTCGGCGGCGATAATAGGGATGTTTCCCGATTGTGCCCAGGAGGAGGTCTATGCCGTAGGCAATGCCGCCGGTGACGGAGCACGGATAGCCCTGCTCAATGTGGACCAGAGGGTGGAGGCTGACCGGAGAGCGCGGGAGGTGGAGTATTTGGAACTGACTCTAGCGCCGGACTTCGACAAGGTCTTTACCCGGGCGATGTGGTTTCCCAATGTGAAAGACAGCTTCCCTCATCTGAAGCACCTTTTGCCGGGCTTTGAACAGGGAGCGGAGAATGGGATGGAGGGGTAA